The genomic interval CCCTCCTCGCCGGCGAGACGGCCGTGGTGCCGCGCGTGGCCGACGTGTACGCGGCGCTCCCCTCCATCACGGGGAAGATGGAGCTGGAGTACGAGGGCGAGCTGCAGGGCTCGGAGACGATCGCAAAGGACCTGATCGCCGCCGCCGCGCGCGAGCTCTTCGACCAGGTGTGGGAGGTGGACTCGATGGACACCATCATCGAGCACTTCGACCGCGGCGGTGTTTTGCAGGTGTCGGACAGCGCGTCGGCGGAGGCCGCGCTGGGGGGGCTGGGCGGCGTGCCCGGATTGGTGGAGGCGCTGGAGGAGGTGGGGATGTACCGCCGCGAGGACCCCGGCACCACCGTCGCCGCCGCCGAGTTGCTGCTGGAGGGCCTCGCCGCCCACCGCCGCATCTCGCGCGCCGAGCAGGGCTACGCCCGCGCGCGCCCCGAGCCGAAGTCCAAGGGCAAGGGCGGCGGCTTCCAGTTCGGCCAGGACCTGTTCGCGTAGACCAACACGAACGGCCACACACAAGCACACAGAGGGAACTGCAAGCCGCGCGGAGAGATGCGTTTGTAGTTCTCTCTGTGCCTGTATGTGCACCTGCAGATGCTGGAGGAGCGGGCCCTTTCCCCGTCGCCGCCACGACAACGGCCCCGTGAGATCTTCCAGCGCTGGGGAAGCCGAGAACACCCGCGGAAGCACACGAAGGCGAAGTACCCACTGTGCCGAGGGCGGACTGGTGGTCCGCATGCCGCACTTGACTGATTGGGCCAGGAGCGTAGCGTATGTGGTCGCGGCAAGCAGATCCGCCAAGTAGTAGGATAGTGTCCCTAATCTCTGAGAGGTTCACGTGAGCTTCACCAAAGTGAAAAAGGAGAGAACCCGTCAAGACCACGTGGTGCGACCTGATGCAGTGCCAGTATATTTGTCCTTATTGCGCCTCCAGAACATCCGCTGCTTCGGTCCTAGCCAAGTGCTAGATCTGACGGATGGCGCAGGGAGGCCGGCGCGTTGGACGGTGATCCTCGGCGACAACGGTGTGGGGAAGACAACCCTTCTTCAGTGTCTCGCAAAGTCGACTGTAGTTCCTGTGTTGCAGGCCTACTCGCAACAAGATGCCGAAGCTGGTGAAGCACCGAATTCTGAAACTCGTTGGCGTGCGGCGTTGTCCGCCGACCCCGAGTTTCAGGAAAGCTTGCTGCGCGATCGAGAGTTCGACCTGATCAACCATGTCACGAGTACAATGGAGAAGGGCAAGCTAGATCAGTTTTTCGAGAGGGTCGGGCGTGGTGAGCTCTCGGGCGAGGAGGGATCCTTTGTCCGTTTTGTGTGGAACTACGGAGCCACTCTCACGCAGAGGAAAAAACGCCAGGAGTGTTCGTATTCGACTTTGTTTTCACGACTTATCAACATCGAGCACCGCACCAGCGAGAATGCTCTGCAGAATTATGTATGCTACGCGTACGGGGCGACGCGGCGTATGTCGTCTACGAGGATGGCAGATCCGCAGGAAACCGGCGCTGTTTCATCGCTTTTTTCGGAGGACGCTTCTCTCGTCAATGCGGAGGAGTGGTTGCTGCAAGCCGACTACGCTGCACTCGTCGACTCACCGGATCGTGCGTATGCAGAACGGCGGCGTGACACCGTCAAAGATGTCTTGATAGAGCTCCTCCCGGATGTCAGTGACATTCGGTTTTCGCGTCCAACCGGAGGTAAATGGTCACCGCGCGTGGAAGTGCAGACTCCTTATAATTGGGTGCATCTCCAGAGTCTTAGCCTTGGCTACCGCACTCTGATTGCCTGGGTTGTTGACCTCGCATATCGCATGTTCGAGCGTCACCCGGGGAGTGAGAACCCGCTGGCCGAACCCGCGGTCGTGCTCGTCGACGAGATTGACCTTCACCTGCACCCGAAGTGGCAGAGATCTCTTGTCTCGTATTTGACGAAGCGTTTCCCGAATACACAGTTCGTCGTAACAGCCCACAGCCCGCTCGTGGTACAGGCCGCTTTGGAGGCTAACATCGTGCTGTTACGGCGAGAGGGCGACCACGTCGTAATAGAGAATGAAACCACCGCGATCCGCAACTGGCGTGTCGATCAGATCCTGACCAGCGACTTGTTTGGCCTTGCGAGCGCCCGTCCTCCACGTGTGGAGCGACTACTCACAAAACGCACTACGCTGCTGTCGAAATCGCACCTCAGCCGAGCGGATCAGGACCGCCTAAGAGCACTCGACGCGCAGATTGGTGATCTTCCTGTGGGTGAGACACCCGACGATATCGAAGCGATGGACATCATCCGAGAGGCGGCTGCAGCGATTCGGGGACCGTGATCCGGGTTCGAAGACCGAAAGCTGTGCCGGAGGTTCTTCTGACGCGCGGAGTGCAATGCCGCGACCGCGTGTGTACTCGGCTGCAAGCGCAGCAGAATGGTTCGGCTCCCCCAGGAAAGCTCCACTTCGATCAGGGTGTCTATGGCAATCCGACGGTCAAGTCGACCCTGGTGGGCGCACAGCACCAGAAGTGCTGCTACTGCGAGTCGATCATCGGAAGCGCAGGGGACATCGAGCACTTTCGTCCGAAGGGAGGTGTTCAGCAGAGCGCTTCTGAGCCGGTCGAAGCCCCAGGGTATTATTGGCTCGCATTCGAATGGACGAACCTCTTGTTATCCTGCAAACCGTGCCATCAACTATATAAGAAGAACCTGTTTCCGCTCCGTAATCCGCAGCGTCGGGCAAGGAAGCCGTCCGATCCTCTCTCGCGCGAAAAGCTGCTACTGATAGATCCAGCTGCAATGGAGCCCGAAGACTATATCTCATTCCGCCGGGAGGTGCCTTACGCGGTGCGGGGGAACCGAATAGGAAAGTCGACGTTGGAGGTACTTCAACTGCACAATCGGACCGATCTCAACGACCGCCGCCGAACGCATCTGGAATCCGTCATTCAGATGCGCGTCGTCGTGGATCTCGCAAAGCTGAACCCCAAGAACTTGCGGCTCCGGAAGGCAGCGCGTCGTGCGGAGGCATTTCTCGTGCGCGCGCTCTCCGATGCAGGAGAGTTTAGTGCCATGACAAAGGCGGCTCGTGCGGCTGGCTTGTTCTGATTGACCAGTTCTCGATCGATTCGCTGGTTAACATGCTCGCGCACGCGGGGTTCACGGTCGAGGTGAGGGTGCCCGCGGTAGTGTGACCCAGGGGAACAGCAAGCCACAGAGAAAACCCTTCGCTGTTCTTTCCGTACCCCTCCGTGTCTCTGTGTGAGGCCCGCTGTCGCAGTTCTCACGGGTACGGCTTTCGCTCCAGAGGGGAGCCTCGCGCACAATGGCGCGGGGCTCTTTGTTCTTACAGAAGGGGAAGCTGCATGGCCACCAACGGAGCGATCGTCGCCATTCTCGCCGCGCAGGCGCAGGCGGAGCGGCACGCGTTCGAAGCCTTTCGCACGTCGGACGCCACGGCTCCGGAGAGGGCGAAGTCGCTCAGGGACCTGGATCTTCCCGAGAGCATGGCGCTGCGCGCGCTCACCAACCGCGGCATCGTGCGCGAGGCGGAGCCGGGGCTCTTCTGGCTCGACGAGCGCAAGGCCGCCGAACGGTCGCGCGCGCGCACGCCCGTGCTGGTCGCCATCATCGTGCTGCTGGTGCTGCTCGCGGCCGCGCTGGGGGTGCTGATGAAGGTTCGACAGGGTTGATGCGGCGGTGGAACCGCGCTTGCAAAGGCGCGGCTCTCCACCCGCGCGAACAAAGGCGCGGACGCGCACCCACTCCACCGGTGAACCATGGCAGCCACGAAGGAAGAAGCCGCTGGAGCGCTCGGCTTCATGAAGCAGACGTTCAAGGAGTTCGGCGACGACGAGTGCGCCATGCGCGCGGCGTCGCTCTCGTACTACATCGTCTTCGCGCTGGCGCCGCTCCTTCTCCTCATCATCCTGGTGGCGAGCGTCTTCGTGGACGCGGAGACCGTCCGCCGCACCATCCAGGAGCAGTTCGCGGGGATGATCGGGCAGGACACCGCCGACCAGGTGTCGGCCATGATCGGCGCGGCGGACGAGAAGCAGGGGAAGGGGCTGTCGTCGGTGCTCAGCACGGCCGCGCTGATCTTCGGCGCGACGGGGGCGTTCATGCAGCTGCAGAGCGCCCTCAACCGCGCCTGGGAGGTGGAGCCGGACCCCAAGGCGGGCGGAATCAAGAACTTCATCTTCAAGCGCGTGCTGTCGCTGGGGATGATCATGGGGATCGCGTTCATGCTGCTGGTGTCGCTGGCGCTGAGCGCGTTCATCTCGGCGGCGGGGAGCGCGCTGGGGAGCATGCTGGGCGGGCTGGGGACGATCGTGCAGGCGGTGCTGGACCTTGGCCTCTCGCTGGTGGTGGTGACGCTGCTCTTCGCCGCCATGTTCAAGTTCCTGCCGGACGGCAAGATCGCGTGGAAGGACGTGTGGGTGGGCGCGTTCTTCACGGCGGCGCTCTTCACGGTCGGCAAGTTCGGGATCGGGCTATACCTGGGGCGCAGCGACCCCGGCCAGGGCTTCGGCGCCGCGGCGTCGCTGGCCGTGCTCCTGGTGTGGGTCTACTACTCGTCGATGATCCTCCTCTTCGGCGCCGAGTTCACGCAGACGTGGGCGGTGCGCAAGGGAAGCGGGATCGAGCCCAAGGAAGGCGCGCGCCGCATGGCGGACGAGACGGGCGGCGAGGAGGACCAGCGCCAGCCGTCGCAGCGCGGCAAGGGCGGCGGCAAGCGCTCGCATTCGGCCGGCAAGCAAACGTCGTCTCCGGCTCCGGCCGGCAACGCGGGGCACAGGAAGAAGCGGAAGACGCCGCTGCTCGACGCGCGCCGCCGCGAGATCGCCGAAAAAGAGGCGCGCGGCGAGGAGTAGCGTTTCCTTTGACTGAGACGAGGATCATGAGGAGCATCCTCTCGGCGGCCTTTGCGGCGTGCGCCGGCATCGTGATGGCCGGCGGCGCGGCGGCGCAGACGCCGTCGCTCTCCACCTTCAGCATCGTGGCGTGCGACCCGCAGAACGGCTTCCTCGGGGTCGCCGTGCAGTCGCGGGTGGTGGGGGCGGGCTCCATCGTGCCGGCGGCGGAGGCGGAGGTCGGCGCCATCGCGTCGCAGGCGGCGGCCAACGTGGCGTTCAAGCGGCGCGGTCTGGAGTTGATGCGGCAGGGGCGCTCGCCCGACGAGGTGGTGGCCGAGTTCAGGCGCACCGATCCGGGGATCGCGCGGCGCCAGTTCGCGGTGATGGACGCGCGCTGCCGCACCGCCGCCTTCACCGGCGACAGCGCGCAGGCGTGGGCCGGGCACCGCACCGGCGACCACTTCAGCGTGCAGGGAAACATCCTCACCGGCGCGGCGGTGGTGGACT from Longimicrobium sp. carries:
- a CDS encoding AAA family ATPase, with the protein product MSFTKVKKERTRQDHVVRPDAVPVYLSLLRLQNIRCFGPSQVLDLTDGAGRPARWTVILGDNGVGKTTLLQCLAKSTVVPVLQAYSQQDAEAGEAPNSETRWRAALSADPEFQESLLRDREFDLINHVTSTMEKGKLDQFFERVGRGELSGEEGSFVRFVWNYGATLTQRKKRQECSYSTLFSRLINIEHRTSENALQNYVCYAYGATRRMSSTRMADPQETGAVSSLFSEDASLVNAEEWLLQADYAALVDSPDRAYAERRRDTVKDVLIELLPDVSDIRFSRPTGGKWSPRVEVQTPYNWVHLQSLSLGYRTLIAWVVDLAYRMFERHPGSENPLAEPAVVLVDEIDLHLHPKWQRSLVSYLTKRFPNTQFVVTAHSPLVVQAALEANIVLLRREGDHVVIENETTAIRNWRVDQILTSDLFGLASARPPRVERLLTKRTTLLSKSHLSRADQDRLRALDAQIGDLPVGETPDDIEAMDIIREAAAAIRGP
- a CDS encoding YihY/virulence factor BrkB family protein → MAATKEEAAGALGFMKQTFKEFGDDECAMRAASLSYYIVFALAPLLLLIILVASVFVDAETVRRTIQEQFAGMIGQDTADQVSAMIGAADEKQGKGLSSVLSTAALIFGATGAFMQLQSALNRAWEVEPDPKAGGIKNFIFKRVLSLGMIMGIAFMLLVSLALSAFISAAGSALGSMLGGLGTIVQAVLDLGLSLVVVTLLFAAMFKFLPDGKIAWKDVWVGAFFTAALFTVGKFGIGLYLGRSDPGQGFGAAASLAVLLVWVYYSSMILLFGAEFTQTWAVRKGSGIEPKEGARRMADETGGEEDQRQPSQRGKGGGKRSHSAGKQTSSPAPAGNAGHRKKRKTPLLDARRREIAEKEARGEE